CTAAGTTATGGGTAACCCAAATAATCGTTTTATTCTGTTCTTTATGTAAATGAGAAATAAGCTGTTCAATTTCATGAGCAGAAGTGGCATCCAAAGCGGAAGTGATTTCATCTAAAAGTAAAAGATCCGATCCGTTCGACAGCGTGCGGGCTAATGATAACCTTTGTCTTTGACCACCGGATAAATCTCTTGCATCCTGCTCTAACAAGTCAGGGGAAAGACCCGTTAATGTACAGAGTTCTTCAGGCATAATGTCCTGTTTGCCATGCAGTTTTTGAACAAGCATCATATTATCTCGCACTGTTCCATCAATAACAGGAGCTGATTGAAAAGCGATGCCCACTTTTTTTCGCAAATCAGCAATATTCCATTTGTTGATGTCTTTTCCATATACTTCAATACTTCCTTCATCAGGTGCAGAAAGTAAATTGCACATGGAAAGAAGGGTGCTTTTTCCGGATCCTGATGGTCCTACCATCATGACGAGCGAGCCTTGCATCACTGTACCGGATATGCCTTTTAAAACACTATGTTCTTTATCTTTAAATGTTTTATAAACGTCTGTAAATGTGATGGCAGGCATTGAATTGAACGTGTTCATAGTAACTCCTTTCTGATTCGTTTTGTTTATTGTAACATAAGCTAAAGTGTAAAAAGTTATTGGGTGATATAAAAAAAGCTGTGAAAAATCACAGCTTTTAAACAGTTGTATTTACTTTTTGGCTGGCTTTTAAGGCATGATCTAAATCTTCCAGAAGATCATCGATTGCTTCTGTTCCAACGGATAGGCGAATGAGTTCTGGCGTCACACCGGAAGCTTTTTGTTCGTCTTCAGATAGCTGTTGATGAGTAGTGCTCGCCGGGTGAATAATGAGTGATTTAGAGTCCCCGATATTGGCTAAATGAGAAAATAACTGAACCGAATCAATTAACTTAGCCGCAGCTTTTGTTCCTCCCCTTACACCGAAGGTTAAAATTGCTCCTTGTCCTTTAGGCAGGTATTTTTGCGCCAATGAATAGGAAGGGTGGGAAGGAAGCCCCGCATAATTTACCCATTCTACTAATTCATGCTGCTCTAAAAATTTCGCTACCTTTAATGCATTTTCGCTGTGACGTTCTAATCGCAGATGGAGTGTTTCTACCCCTTGAAGGAGTAAAAAGGAATTAAAAGGTGATAAAGCAGCTCCAATATCTCGTAAAAGCTGAACGCGCGCTTTTGTAATATAAGCCGCTTCACCGGCAGCTTCGGTGTAGACGAGGCCATGGTAGCTTGGATCTGGAGTTGTTAAGTCTGAAAATTTTCCGCTCGCTTCCCAATCGAATTTTCCACTGTCTACGATAACCCCCCCAATTGCTGTCCCATGTCCTCCAAGAAACTTAGTAGCAGAATGAACGACAATATCTGCTCCGAAATCGATGGGACGAAGAAGGTAAGGGCTTGGAACAGTATTATCAATAATAAGAGGAATTCTATGTTCATGGGCAATGTCTGCAACTGCCTCGATGTCTAGCACATTTCCCTGCGGGTTTCCAACGGATTCAGCATAAATTGCCTTTGTTTTGGAAGTGATTGCACTTCTAAAATTTTCTGGATTATCGGCGTTTACAAATTTGACGCTAATGCCCAGTTTAGGAAGCGTAGACGAAAAGAGGTTATATGTTCCCCCATATAAACTGCTTGCTGATACAATTTCATCTCCTGCTGAAGCGATATTTAAAATGGAAAAGGTAGTAGCTGACTGACCCGAAGCTACTCCAAGGGCACCTACTCCGCCTTCTAACTCAGCAATTCGCTGTTCAAAAACGTCCGTAGTAGGGTTAACAATTCGAGTGTAGATATAGCCTTGTTCACTTAAATTAAATAAAGACGCGGCATGCTCCGTATCTTTAAATCCAAATGAGCTTGTTTGATAAATAGGTACGGCACGCGAAAAAGTAGCCGGGTCAAGCTGTTGGCCAGAATGGATGGCTTGTGTTTCAGGGCGAAATGGTTTCTTAGCAGACATTGAAACTCCTCCTTGGATATAAAACTTATAAAAAACATAGGAATAATAAACTTTAATCATAATATACGAATTCTATTGAATGATGTCAAATAATAATTAGAATATTTAGAAATTATAAATAAGATTAATACTGTAATTCAGTATCAATATATCTCTTTAATTGTTAAAAATACCATAAAAAATATAAAATGTAAGTAAAATGTAAATTAATTTGTATAATTATGTTAGAATGTTAGGTGTTTGAGAGTTTCTTAGACAGAGCCGATCTTCACAGAGGATGATATCAACGCTCTTTCCACCATTCCCGGAGTGAAGAATGTGGTTGCTTCTAGTTCAATGGGAATGGGAGTAAGGTATAGAGACAAGGAATCTGATACGACTGTTAATGCTATTAATGAAGGGTATATTGAGGTTAATCAGCTTGAAGTTTCAAAAGGAAGGATGCTAGACAGCTCTGACTTTTTGTCAGGCAATCGAGTAGGCGTTATCACAAGCGATATGAAAAAAGAGCTGTTTAATAAAAAAGAAGCCCTCGGACAAGTAGTATGGGTTCAGGGACAGCCTATTAAAATTATTGGTGTGACAAAAAAGCCAACGGGCTTTTTAGCATTTGAAATACCAACCATTTATATTCCGAATAATACGTATAAATCAAGCTTTGGTAAGCTTGACTATACAACCCTTAGCGTTCAAGCAAAAAGCTCTGATCAATTAAAAAAAGTAGGCAATGACGCAACAGATTTATTGAATAACTTGCATGATACGGAAGATGCTTACAAAGTGAATAATTTAGAAGAAATAGCAGATAGCATTGGAAATGTAACGCGTATTATGACAACAATTATTGGGTCGATTGCAGGCATTTCACTGCTTGTTGGCGGTATTGGCGTTATGAATATTATGCTGGTTTCTGTAACGGAACGTACAAGAGAAATTGGTATTCGTAAAGCATTGGGAGCATCTAAAAGACAAATTCTAACTCAGTTTTTGATTGAATCCATTACCCTCACATTAATTGGTGGTTTGCTTGGAATTGGCCTCGGCGCGGGCGGGGCAGCTCTTGTTTCGTTATTTGCTGACTGGCCGTCATTAATTTCGTGGCAAGTAGTACTTGGAGGAGTGTTGTTCTCCATGACGATTGGTATTGTATTCGGTATGCTTCCTGCAAACAAAGCGGCGAAGCTAGATCCAATCGAAGCATTAAGATATGAATAAAGACAGGCATTTAGTTGACGAGAATCAAGAAGGTTTCTGGTTAATTTGTGAAAAACGGATCATCTAATGATCCGTTTTTCTTATTTATTACTTACTAGGATTGATACGGGCTACGTTAATAATATCATGTATTTTTTCTACCAAATCGAGCATGAGAAATCCGTTTCCTTCAGAGCTTTTTCGATATCCAAGAGGAAGCGTCCTTCTTACAAGTTGAGCATAGATTTCGGCTTCGATTAAAGAGCGGCCAAATTCCTTCTCACATAAGTTAATTAATAGAGCTAAAGCTCCTGCCACGTGGGGAGTCGCCATTGAAGTTCCTGAAAGAGTCGCATACTTATCTTCTAAGTAAGTAGAGATAATGTTAACTCCCGGTGCGACTAAGTCCACTTCTTCATTTACATTAGTAAAAGGGGCAAGACTTAAGCTGCTGTCTACAGCTCCTACTTGAATAACTTCGTTGTAACTTCCTGGGTACGAATATTCAAGTGTTTCTTCGCGGTCATCACCTTCGTTTCCAGCTGCAACAACGACAGAAACATCTTTATTAACAGCATTTCGAACAGCTTCGTGCAGTTCCGGAACGTCTTGTGGTCCCCCGAGCGACATGGAAATAACTCGTGCTCGCTCATTGTTAGGACCGCGCCATTCGACGGCATAGTTAATAGCGTCAATAATCCATTCGTAATTTCCGGATCCTTCACCGGTAAGTACTTTTAAGCTTAGAATTTTTGCTTTGGGTGCCACTCCTACTACCCCTTCATTATTGAGCGCAGCAGCAATGGTGCCAGACACGTGAGTACCGTGTCCGTTATTATCTTCAAACACAGCAGAATCTCCGTTATGATCCGAAGTGAAATTTCTTCCTCCGATAATACAATCTTTTAAGTCAGGATGATTTGTGTTAACACCAGTGTCGATAACTGCAATTACAATGCCTTCTCCTTGATTGCTCTCTTCCCAAATAGCAGGCGCTTGAATTAAGCTTACTCCTTTAGGCGTTTCGTTTATTGAGTCGATAATCGACTCAATTGTGTAAGGAATTAATTTGACTTGTAACGGTTGTTGAGTCATAGTCATCCTCCTTAAAATGAATTCTATAAAAATGGAAGGTGCTTAATTTTAAATTCCTAACTATTTCTATAAATTAAACGCTTTTCATGCGAATCCTTTCTTTTTGAATAAAAAGACTCACAAAAGATGTGAAAAAAAGGAAAAAAGACCCTGAAGACAAGCCCAATAGAAATTTTTAATGTTATCTGTGTATTCACTTTTAATGTTTATCTCACACTATACGAGAAAGAATCTCCAAGAAAAATCACATAGGACTGGTGACTTTTGATATAATTACGAACGGTATGACATTTTCAAAATACATGATGTTTATAAATATACATTAATTTGCAAATTACGAAGGGGCTGAGGATAGTGTCAACTTTAACGTCTCAATCCGTCATCAAATGCGGAAAGTATGAACTGAATTATGCGGACCGTACGCTTATTATGGGGATTTTAAATGTAAACCCGGATTCATTTTCAGATGGCGGAAAGTACTACGATGTAGATAA
This sequence is a window from Priestia aryabhattai. Protein-coding genes within it:
- a CDS encoding ABC transporter ATP-binding protein, with amino-acid sequence MNTFNSMPAITFTDVYKTFKDKEHSVLKGISGTVMQGSLVMMVGPSGSGKSTLLSMCNLLSAPDEGSIEVYGKDINKWNIADLRKKVGIAFQSAPVIDGTVRDNMMLVQKLHGKQDIMPEELCTLTGLSPDLLEQDARDLSGGQRQRLSLARTLSNGSDLLLLDEITSALDATSAHEIEQLISHLHKEQNKTIIWVTHNLDQAKRLGEEVWLLMNGVIIEKAKTEAFFHTPVKAETKQFIEGAFL
- a CDS encoding homocysteine synthase, yielding MSAKKPFRPETQAIHSGQQLDPATFSRAVPIYQTSSFGFKDTEHAASLFNLSEQGYIYTRIVNPTTDVFEQRIAELEGGVGALGVASGQSATTFSILNIASAGDEIVSASSLYGGTYNLFSSTLPKLGISVKFVNADNPENFRSAITSKTKAIYAESVGNPQGNVLDIEAVADIAHEHRIPLIIDNTVPSPYLLRPIDFGADIVVHSATKFLGGHGTAIGGVIVDSGKFDWEASGKFSDLTTPDPSYHGLVYTEAAGEAAYITKARVQLLRDIGAALSPFNSFLLLQGVETLHLRLERHSENALKVAKFLEQHELVEWVNYAGLPSHPSYSLAQKYLPKGQGAILTFGVRGGTKAAAKLIDSVQLFSHLANIGDSKSLIIHPASTTHQQLSEDEQKASGVTPELIRLSVGTEAIDDLLEDLDHALKASQKVNTTV
- a CDS encoding S8 family peptidase yields the protein MTQQPLQVKLIPYTIESIIDSINETPKGVSLIQAPAIWEESNQGEGIVIAVIDTGVNTNHPDLKDCIIGGRNFTSDHNGDSAVFEDNNGHGTHVSGTIAAALNNEGVVGVAPKAKILSLKVLTGEGSGNYEWIIDAINYAVEWRGPNNERARVISMSLGGPQDVPELHEAVRNAVNKDVSVVVAAGNEGDDREETLEYSYPGSYNEVIQVGAVDSSLSLAPFTNVNEEVDLVAPGVNIISTYLEDKYATLSGTSMATPHVAGALALLINLCEKEFGRSLIEAEIYAQLVRRTLPLGYRKSSEGNGFLMLDLVEKIHDIINVARINPSK